The following proteins come from a genomic window of unidentified bacterial endosymbiont:
- the pyrD gene encoding quinone-dependent dihydroorotate dehydrogenase, giving the protein MLYSLLKPLLLQLDAEYAHDLTIKLLRKVSETPLLWLLRQRVAVKPVTCMGLNFKNPVGLAAGLDKNGEAIEAFGAMGFAFIEVGTVTPRAQDGQARPRLFRIKEAEAFINRLGFNNLGVDYLVERLKNSRYDGIIGVNIGKNADTPIEQAHDDYLHCLQKVYPYAGYVVLNLSSPNTAALRSLQYGAALDNLLTVIKAQQTALQQQHGRTVPIAIKIAPDLEISEIIQIADTVLRHQIDGVIATNSTLDRQLVRGLSHCNEQGGLSGRPLQQRSTQIITLLAKELQGKTAIIGVGGIDSLTAAREKLQAGATLLQLYSSLIYHGPALVKHIIAHL; this is encoded by the coding sequence ATGCTCTACTCGCTCTTAAAACCACTCTTGCTGCAGTTAGATGCAGAATATGCTCACGATCTGACCATTAAACTGTTACGAAAAGTCAGTGAAACCCCGCTGCTATGGCTATTGCGCCAGCGGGTGGCCGTGAAACCGGTGACCTGCATGGGGCTAAATTTTAAAAATCCCGTAGGACTGGCCGCAGGCCTAGATAAAAATGGGGAGGCGATTGAAGCCTTTGGTGCCATGGGTTTTGCCTTTATTGAAGTGGGGACGGTGACCCCACGGGCACAGGATGGCCAAGCACGCCCCCGTCTATTTCGGATCAAAGAGGCGGAAGCTTTCATCAATCGCCTTGGTTTCAATAACCTAGGGGTGGATTATCTGGTAGAACGACTGAAAAATAGCCGTTATGATGGAATTATTGGTGTTAATATTGGCAAAAACGCCGATACGCCGATTGAACAGGCACACGATGACTATCTCCACTGCCTACAGAAAGTCTACCCCTACGCCGGTTATGTGGTACTCAATCTCTCCTCACCTAACACTGCTGCACTGCGCAGCTTGCAATATGGCGCAGCCTTAGACAACCTATTAACGGTTATCAAAGCACAACAAACCGCACTCCAGCAGCAACATGGGCGCACAGTCCCGATAGCCATTAAAATCGCGCCTGATCTTGAAATCTCAGAGATTATCCAAATTGCCGACACTGTTCTACGCCACCAGATCGACGGGGTGATTGCCACCAACTCTACGCTTGATCGTCAGTTGGTGCGTGGACTGTCGCATTGCAATGAACAGGGGGGTCTGAGTGGACGCCCCCTGCAGCAGCGTAGTACCCAGATTATCACCCTACTGGCCAAAGAGCTGCAGGGGAAAACAGCGATTATCGGCGTCGGTGGCATCGACTCCCTGACCGCCGCGCGGGAAAAGCTGCAAGCGGGCGCTACTCTACTTCAGCTCTACTCTAGCCTAATCTATCACGGGCCGGCACTGGTTAAGCATATCATTGCTCATCTTTGA
- the lpdA gene encoding dihydrolipoyl dehydrogenase — translation MSQAINTQVVVLGGGPAGYSAAFRCADLGLKTVMVERYATLGGVCLNVGCIPSKALLHVAKVITEAKAMATQGVCFGEPKIDLSKIAAWKAQVVSQLTTGLAGMAKKRQVAVVQGSGRFSGTHQLTVEDAQGALTTIQFEHAIIAAGSRPIQLPFIPHEDPRIWDSTAALTLQTVPKRLLIMGGGIIGLEMATVYHALGSQIEVVEMADQLVPAADKDVMNLYTKQVSRYFTLLLETQVTAVQAQPSGIEVTFSGKKAPPTPQVYDAVLVAVGRQPNGFPIAADQAGIRVDERGFILVDKQQRTNVAHIFAIGDIVGQPMLAHKGVHEGHVAAEVIAGKKHYFDPKVIPSIAYTDPEIAWVGLTEKEATAQGIAIETATFPWAASGRAIASDCAQGMTKLVFDQQNHRVLGGAVVGSHGGELLGEIALAIEMGCDAADMALTVHAHPTLYESIGLAAELFEGSITDLPNPKAKKFDAA, via the coding sequence ATGAGTCAAGCGATAAATACCCAGGTCGTGGTACTGGGTGGTGGACCTGCCGGCTATTCGGCAGCTTTCCGCTGTGCCGATCTAGGATTAAAGACCGTGATGGTTGAGCGTTACGCAACCCTTGGCGGGGTCTGTTTAAATGTAGGCTGTATCCCCTCTAAAGCGCTGCTGCACGTTGCCAAAGTAATTACCGAGGCTAAAGCAATGGCCACGCAGGGGGTCTGTTTTGGTGAGCCGAAAATCGACCTTTCGAAAATTGCTGCTTGGAAAGCACAAGTGGTTAGTCAACTGACGACCGGCTTGGCCGGCATGGCTAAAAAGCGACAAGTGGCGGTGGTACAAGGATCAGGTCGTTTTAGTGGCACTCATCAACTCACAGTAGAAGATGCCCAAGGCGCTTTGACCACCATTCAATTTGAGCACGCTATCATTGCTGCCGGTTCACGGCCGATTCAACTGCCCTTTATTCCTCATGAGGATCCACGAATTTGGGATTCAACGGCCGCCCTAACCTTGCAAACGGTCCCCAAACGCTTACTGATTATGGGGGGAGGGATTATTGGTTTAGAGATGGCGACGGTTTATCACGCCTTAGGATCACAGATCGAGGTAGTTGAAATGGCTGATCAGCTGGTTCCTGCCGCCGATAAAGATGTAATGAATCTCTATACCAAGCAAGTGTCCCGTTACTTCACACTGCTATTAGAGACGCAAGTGACTGCGGTGCAGGCCCAGCCTTCCGGCATCGAAGTGACCTTCAGCGGCAAGAAGGCCCCCCCCACGCCGCAGGTCTATGATGCTGTGTTGGTTGCAGTCGGTCGTCAGCCCAATGGTTTCCCTATTGCTGCCGATCAAGCGGGGATCAGAGTGGATGAACGGGGATTTATTCTAGTCGATAAGCAGCAGCGAACGAATGTAGCGCACATCTTTGCCATTGGCGATATTGTGGGACAGCCAATGTTAGCCCATAAAGGGGTGCATGAGGGACATGTTGCAGCGGAAGTGATTGCCGGGAAGAAACACTACTTCGATCCTAAAGTGATCCCCTCGATTGCCTATACTGATCCGGAGATTGCTTGGGTGGGGTTAACTGAAAAAGAGGCCACAGCACAGGGAATAGCGATTGAAACGGCTACTTTCCCCTGGGCTGCTTCGGGACGTGCCATCGCCTCTGATTGTGCTCAGGGGATGACTAAGTTGGTTTTTGATCAGCAGAACCATCGCGTGCTTGGCGGGGCGGTTGTCGGCAGTCATGGGGGTGAACTATTAGGCGAAATTGCCTTGGCGATTGAGATGGGTTGTGATGCTGCTGATATGGCACTGACTGTGCATGCGCATCCGACGCTCTATGAATCCATTGGCTTGGCAGCAGAGCTATTTGAGGGGAGTATTACCGATTTACCGAACCCTAAAGCCAAAAAATTTGATGCTGCTTAA
- the dusA gene encoding tRNA dihydrouridine(20/20a) synthase DusA, whose amino-acid sequence MGVFLGRFSVAPMLDHTDRHCRYFHRLLSRHALLYTEMVTPEAILRGRGDFLAYSPEEQPLALQLGGSDPDTLAACAQQAEQLGYAEVNLNVGCPSSRVQEGRFGACLMADAPRVATCIRAMQTRVRIPVTVKTRLGIDQQDSYPFLAEFVRTVATEGGCNTFIVHARKAWLNGLSPKENREIPPLDYSRVYRLKRDFPQLKIVINGGVKSVIEVETHLEQVDGVMMGREAYHNPRLLAQIDQTLFDPSAQGSEPEAVVEALYPYIERALQQGTPLNRITRHLLGLFHQLPGARRWRRYLSEQSSMPQADLSVVIQALALVTAARG is encoded by the coding sequence ATGGGTGTTTTTCTGGGTCGGTTTTCTGTGGCCCCAATGTTAGATCATACAGACCGCCACTGCCGTTACTTCCATCGCTTATTAAGTCGCCATGCCCTGCTATACACCGAAATGGTCACTCCCGAGGCCATTTTGCGGGGTAGAGGTGATTTTTTAGCCTATAGCCCTGAAGAGCAGCCGCTAGCACTGCAGCTAGGTGGCAGCGATCCTGACACTTTGGCTGCTTGTGCACAGCAAGCGGAACAACTCGGTTATGCTGAAGTGAACTTAAACGTCGGGTGCCCCTCCAGCAGAGTGCAGGAGGGGCGTTTTGGTGCCTGTTTAATGGCGGATGCACCTCGGGTAGCGACTTGTATCAGGGCGATGCAGACGCGGGTGAGGATCCCGGTTACGGTGAAAACCCGTCTGGGTATCGATCAGCAGGACAGCTACCCATTTTTAGCGGAGTTTGTACGGACGGTAGCGACTGAGGGGGGCTGTAACACCTTCATTGTCCACGCCCGTAAAGCCTGGCTCAATGGTCTGAGTCCCAAAGAGAACCGAGAGATCCCACCGCTGGATTACTCCCGAGTGTATCGACTTAAACGGGACTTTCCGCAGCTGAAGATCGTGATCAACGGGGGGGTGAAGAGTGTGATAGAGGTAGAAACGCACTTGGAGCAGGTTGATGGGGTGATGATGGGTCGCGAAGCTTATCATAACCCACGCTTATTAGCTCAGATCGATCAAACACTGTTTGACCCATCGGCACAGGGATCAGAGCCCGAGGCGGTGGTTGAAGCGCTCTATCCCTATATTGAGCGAGCCTTGCAACAGGGCACACCACTCAACCGCATCACTCGGCACCTGTTGGGATTATTCCATCAATTACCAGGTGCTCGACGGTGGCGCCGTTATTTGAGTGAACAGAGCTCGATGCCGCAAGCCGATCTCTCTGTCGTCATACAGGCATTGGCTCTGGTCACTGCCGCACGTGGTTAG
- a CDS encoding NAD-glutamate dehydrogenase produces MASNDILSSTLFEKIPQRVKDKLPPAEAEQVIYFAKTLFRNLPLEDWYQRSECHLYGALISLWQHVQATRTNALSIRIYNPQIEQHGWQSPHTIIEIMLPDRPFVVDSVRMVLERLNIPIDLLLHGPFPLVRDPQGSVVGFDSQAERVTYYTICQVEANTLLDEATLHQLERELRQVMNEVILAVDDWPQMRERLQTISEGFKQQTLPVDNTLQQESDEFIRWILAGNFILLGYQRLLLHPVQGDYCLQPEGGSALGIARRSNEKHRVCLADFPESARREMNRPTLLILTKSSHRCRIHRPAYLDYIGIKRFNEQGQVIGEERFIGLYTSSTYVQSAQQIPLIRYKVQRILEQIGLRTGSHAYKSMITILESLPRDELIQAHEEELAEVAIGVYQMQNQDTTRLFIRRDPYGHFFSCLVFLTGKRYNSQLRMKTQTILQKALNSEQPAEYHPFSTGERLIRTHYIVWVTDNNIEVNVKAIEQNLIEAANTWEDKLDKALNAHFGDLAGQQLKQLFGNAFPRAYQDSVLPSAAVADIAQLATLNEQTPLGLLFYRPQELQTDTTVINLKLFKQQDPLPLSDIMPVLENLGLRVIGEVPYAIHTADGHCYWILDFHMTQQIATLDLTQAQTRLQEALEGIWFGRYENDGFNRLVLSADLTARQVVILRSYARYLRQTGALFSQSYIERALTRHSDVARMLLALFDGRFDPAKPYDSLVEQQVVRQIDQALEAVSVLDEDRIIRRYVEIILATVRTNFFQTLPDDGRKSWVSFKLLPEKLSDMPLPLPRFEIFVYSPNLEGIHLRSGKVARGGIRWSDRHEDFRYEVLGLMKAQQVKNGVIVPVGAKGGFICKALLQDQEQDRHQVLAEAKRCYQTFIRALLDITDNIVQGVVVPPPQVVRHDEDDPYLVVAADKGTATFSDLANTIAEEYHFWLRDAFASGGSNGYDHKKMGITARGAWEAVKRHFREMGIDCQTTEFTAIGIGDMAGDVFGNGLLQSPHLRLIAAFNHQHIFCDPEPDTQRSYQERQRLFNLPSSSWSDYDSHLISSGGGIFSRAAKSIPLSLPMQTLLKTTQTALSPHAFIQALLQLPVDLLWNGGIGTYVKATQETHSDVGDRANDALRISASQLQAKIVGEGGNLGLTQRGRIEYALAGGRLNTDFVDNVGGVDCSDNEVNIKILLNALIDAGELTLKQRNLLLGEMTQEIAAIVLKDADQQARGISVTESRGGEVLRDMTRLIHALENSDQLNRALEFLPTDEELNERQLHHQGLTRPELAVLVAYSKMVLKQALVTPAITEEPVHHQVLLENFPRVLQSRFAAAIVKHPLRQEIIATQLANRLVNEMGADFCIRMQDETSASLVEMVNAYTVARTVFDLDTLLADIEALNHQVPPETQYSLLVACQRLIRRTTRWFLRNRSRHTSPTEMIQFFRPVFLSLNANLNHYLAVEQQTEHQEEADRYQAAGVPEALALRIAQSANLYATMDIAEIAAQQQCEVSQVATLYYKLSVELHLHWFLAQIQAQRVENHWQALARASLREELHWHQRCLTAKVLATGNGDGETVSSLLTAWITHNEAQLSRWNKILTEFKLATAHEFAKFSVAMRELTLLNTNS; encoded by the coding sequence ATGGCATCCAACGATATCCTCTCTTCGACCCTTTTTGAAAAAATTCCGCAACGGGTTAAAGATAAACTTCCACCTGCTGAAGCGGAACAGGTGATCTACTTTGCAAAAACACTTTTCAGAAACTTACCCTTGGAGGATTGGTACCAGCGCAGTGAATGCCATCTGTATGGCGCCTTAATCAGCCTCTGGCAACATGTACAGGCCACTAGAACCAATGCCCTGTCTATTCGCATCTACAATCCCCAGATAGAGCAACATGGTTGGCAATCACCCCACACTATCATCGAAATCATGCTGCCTGACCGCCCCTTTGTGGTGGATTCCGTACGCATGGTGCTGGAACGGTTAAACATCCCGATTGATCTGTTACTGCATGGGCCTTTTCCTCTCGTTCGTGATCCACAAGGAAGCGTCGTCGGCTTTGATTCCCAAGCGGAGCGAGTCACCTACTACACCATTTGCCAGGTAGAGGCCAATACCTTATTAGATGAAGCTACCCTGCACCAGCTGGAGCGTGAATTACGCCAGGTGATGAACGAAGTGATCCTGGCAGTGGATGATTGGCCACAGATGCGTGAACGCCTTCAAACTATCTCTGAGGGGTTTAAACAGCAAACCCTGCCAGTAGACAACACCCTACAACAGGAAAGTGATGAGTTTATCCGCTGGATCTTGGCAGGTAATTTTATTTTACTAGGCTACCAACGACTGTTATTACACCCTGTTCAGGGTGACTACTGCCTACAACCTGAAGGAGGTAGTGCGCTAGGGATTGCTCGGCGCAGCAATGAGAAACATCGCGTCTGTTTAGCGGATTTCCCAGAAAGTGCTCGACGGGAAATGAATCGCCCCACCTTGTTGATTCTGACCAAATCCAGCCACCGTTGCCGTATTCATCGACCGGCTTATCTCGACTATATCGGGATCAAACGATTCAATGAGCAAGGACAGGTGATTGGTGAAGAGCGCTTTATTGGACTGTATACCTCATCAACCTACGTACAGAGCGCCCAGCAGATCCCCTTAATCCGCTACAAAGTCCAACGGATTTTAGAGCAAATCGGCTTAAGGACTGGCAGCCACGCTTATAAATCGATGATCACTATTTTAGAGAGTCTACCGCGCGACGAGTTGATTCAGGCCCATGAAGAGGAGCTGGCTGAGGTCGCTATCGGGGTCTATCAGATGCAGAACCAGGATACCACTCGGCTGTTTATTCGACGTGACCCTTACGGCCACTTCTTCTCTTGTTTGGTATTCCTCACTGGAAAACGTTATAACAGCCAGCTCAGAATGAAAACCCAAACCATCCTCCAGAAAGCACTCAATAGTGAACAACCGGCTGAATACCATCCATTTTCAACCGGAGAACGACTTATCCGCACACACTATATTGTTTGGGTTACTGATAATAATATTGAGGTCAACGTGAAGGCCATTGAACAAAATCTCATAGAAGCAGCCAATACTTGGGAAGATAAGCTTGATAAAGCGCTGAACGCCCATTTTGGTGATCTAGCCGGTCAGCAGCTTAAACAGCTTTTTGGGAATGCTTTCCCGCGCGCTTATCAAGACAGCGTACTACCTAGTGCTGCTGTGGCTGACATTGCTCAATTAGCCACCTTGAATGAGCAGACTCCATTGGGATTGTTGTTCTACCGACCGCAAGAGCTGCAGACCGACACGACCGTGATCAATCTCAAGTTGTTCAAACAGCAGGATCCCCTACCACTCTCTGACATCATGCCAGTCCTAGAAAATTTAGGGTTACGGGTGATTGGTGAGGTCCCCTACGCAATCCATACTGCTGATGGTCATTGCTACTGGATCCTCGATTTTCATATGACACAGCAGATAGCTACCCTGGACTTAACCCAAGCGCAAACACGCTTACAAGAGGCGTTGGAAGGGATCTGGTTTGGTCGCTATGAAAACGATGGCTTTAATCGGTTAGTCCTGAGCGCCGATCTAACCGCACGCCAAGTGGTTATTCTGCGTTCCTACGCCCGGTATTTACGGCAAACAGGGGCACTCTTTAGTCAGAGTTATATCGAACGAGCATTAACCCGTCACAGCGATGTGGCTCGGATGCTACTCGCCCTATTTGATGGCCGCTTTGATCCTGCAAAGCCCTATGATTCCCTAGTAGAGCAGCAGGTTGTCCGGCAAATCGACCAAGCCTTAGAAGCGGTTTCTGTCCTCGATGAGGATCGGATTATTCGCCGTTATGTGGAGATAATATTGGCGACCGTTCGTACCAATTTCTTTCAGACATTACCAGACGATGGTCGTAAAAGCTGGGTTAGCTTTAAACTATTGCCGGAGAAGCTCTCCGATATGCCACTTCCCTTGCCCCGTTTTGAAATTTTTGTTTATTCGCCGAACCTAGAGGGGATCCATCTACGCAGTGGCAAAGTGGCACGCGGAGGCATTCGCTGGTCTGATCGGCATGAAGATTTTCGTTATGAAGTCTTGGGGCTGATGAAAGCCCAGCAGGTCAAAAATGGCGTGATTGTGCCTGTAGGTGCTAAAGGCGGCTTTATTTGTAAAGCACTGTTGCAAGATCAAGAACAAGATCGACATCAAGTGCTCGCTGAAGCCAAACGCTGTTACCAAACCTTTATCCGAGCACTGCTGGATATTACTGATAATATCGTACAGGGTGTGGTAGTGCCTCCACCACAGGTCGTGCGGCATGATGAAGATGATCCCTACTTAGTCGTTGCCGCCGATAAAGGAACCGCCACCTTCTCAGATCTGGCCAATACGATCGCTGAAGAGTACCACTTCTGGTTACGGGATGCCTTTGCCTCCGGGGGATCAAACGGTTACGACCATAAGAAAATGGGCATTACCGCACGGGGTGCTTGGGAGGCTGTCAAGCGGCATTTCCGGGAAATGGGCATTGATTGCCAAACGACTGAGTTTACTGCGATTGGTATCGGCGATATGGCCGGTGATGTCTTCGGCAATGGGCTGCTACAGTCACCCCATCTTCGCCTTATCGCCGCCTTTAACCACCAACATATCTTTTGTGATCCTGAGCCAGACACCCAACGCAGCTATCAAGAGCGTCAACGTCTCTTCAATCTGCCCAGTTCGAGCTGGAGTGATTATGATAGTCACCTCATATCCAGTGGTGGTGGGATCTTCAGCAGAGCGGCAAAATCCATCCCCCTATCGTTACCGATGCAAACACTGCTCAAAACCACCCAAACGGCCCTATCACCCCATGCATTCATCCAGGCTTTGCTCCAGCTACCGGTGGACCTATTATGGAATGGCGGAATTGGAACTTATGTAAAAGCCACCCAAGAAACTCATAGTGACGTCGGTGATCGTGCCAATGATGCGCTGCGGATCAGCGCATCACAGCTACAGGCTAAAATAGTCGGAGAGGGTGGTAACCTTGGGCTAACGCAGCGGGGGCGTATTGAGTATGCCCTTGCTGGAGGCCGACTCAATACCGACTTTGTCGATAATGTGGGGGGGGTTGACTGTTCTGATAATGAGGTCAATATCAAGATTCTCCTGAACGCCCTGATAGATGCTGGTGAGCTTACCCTCAAGCAGCGTAACCTCCTATTGGGGGAGATGACCCAGGAGATTGCCGCCATTGTCTTAAAGGATGCCGATCAGCAAGCTCGTGGCATCTCAGTGACTGAGAGCCGTGGGGGTGAAGTGCTGAGAGATATGACTCGGTTGATCCATGCTTTAGAAAATAGTGATCAGCTGAATCGTGCTTTGGAGTTTCTGCCTACCGACGAAGAGCTCAACGAACGACAACTGCACCACCAAGGATTGACCCGCCCTGAATTGGCGGTATTGGTCGCTTATAGTAAAATGGTACTCAAACAAGCCTTAGTCACCCCAGCCATCACTGAAGAGCCTGTCCATCATCAAGTACTCCTCGAAAACTTTCCAAGGGTGCTACAGAGCCGTTTTGCGGCGGCAATCGTGAAGCACCCCCTGCGACAAGAGATCATTGCAACACAACTCGCTAACCGCTTAGTCAATGAGATGGGTGCCGATTTTTGTATTCGAATGCAGGATGAGACCAGCGCCTCGTTGGTAGAGATGGTCAATGCTTATACAGTTGCTCGTACGGTTTTTGATCTCGATACTCTACTGGCTGATATTGAAGCCTTGAATCACCAGGTACCCCCAGAGACGCAATATAGCCTGTTGGTCGCCTGCCAACGCCTGATCCGCCGCACAACCCGCTGGTTTTTACGCAACCGGAGCCGCCACACCTCGCCAACGGAGATGATTCAATTCTTTCGCCCGGTATTTCTATCCCTGAATGCTAATCTCAACCACTATTTAGCCGTAGAACAGCAAACTGAACATCAAGAGGAAGCGGACCGTTATCAAGCCGCTGGAGTCCCGGAAGCGCTAGCGTTACGCATTGCGCAAAGTGCTAATCTCTATGCCACTATGGATATCGCCGAGATTGCTGCACAACAGCAGTGTGAAGTCTCACAGGTCGCTACCCTCTACTATAAACTGAGTGTTGAACTACACCTCCATTGGTTTTTGGCGCAGATCCAAGCGCAGCGCGTTGAAAACCATTGGCAAGCCTTGGCGCGTGCCTCACTACGAGAGGAGCTCCATTGGCATCAGCGCTGTTTGACGGCTAAGGTATTAGCCACTGGCAACGGGGACGGTGAAACGGTATCCTCCTTGTTAACAGCCTGGATCACGCATAATGAAGCGCAACTGTCTCGCTGGAACAAGATACTCACCGAATTTAAGCTCGCTACTGCGCATGAATTCGCTAAATTTTCGGTCGCCATGCGGGAACTTACTTTATTGAATACCAACAGCTAA
- a CDS encoding cold-shock protein, with product MSKSQGTVKWFNESKGFGFIQSEGGEDVFVHFSAIKSDGFRTLKEGQRVIFDQMDDKRGKKAENVEVASA from the coding sequence ATGTCCAAGTCCCAAGGAACCGTTAAATGGTTCAATGAAAGTAAAGGTTTCGGTTTTATCCAATCAGAGGGTGGCGAAGATGTTTTTGTTCATTTCTCTGCCATCAAAAGTGACGGCTTCCGTACTCTGAAAGAGGGGCAACGCGTTATTTTTGATCAAATGGATGATAAGCGCGGTAAAAAAGCAGAAAATGTCGAGGTTGCCTCCGCATAA